The Arachis hypogaea cultivar Tifrunner chromosome 16, arahy.Tifrunner.gnm2.J5K5, whole genome shotgun sequence genome contains a region encoding:
- the LOC112697813 gene encoding uncharacterized protein, whose product MKSLTVTASVLNPTNQTPANKLHFFHSHSLSFSLFFPHTSSNLKCHHQTPIITACSSSSSPIEIDMVKNNQGIYTPKHPKVVVLWDLDNKPPRGPPYDAARSLTRLATHLGNVVDISAYANRHTFIHLPQWVLQDRRQRKHLDVLERKGLVVPSEPYRCSVCGRKCRTNLDLKKHFRQLHERERQKKLNRMKSLKGKKRQRFKERFIQGNEKYNEAARSLIRPKIGYGLASELRRAGVYVKTVEDKPQAADWALKRQMQHSMTRGIDWLVLVSDDSDFAEMLRRARERELGTVVVGDWDRALGRHADLWFPWIDVENGNVSEKDLVIENSRSRARRDGFVVEEEDDDGFFSLSRFDSGGGHGSSDLDELVDELAAARTDFTAAISEEDEDDYLLGSSEDEYIEDYDEDSDQEDDGFY is encoded by the exons ATGAAGTCCCTCACAGTCACAGCCAGTGTTTTGAACCCCACAAATCAAACACCGGCCAACAAACTCCACTTCTTccactctcactctctctcatTCTCACTCTTCTTCCCACACACGTCATCAAACTTGAAATGCCACCATCAAACGCCAATCATCACAgcatgctcttcttcttcttctccgatcGAAATCGACATGGTGAAGAACAACCAAGGAATCTACACCCCTAAGCACCCCAAAGTAGTCGTCCTCTGGGACCTCGACAACAAGCCCCCACGAGGACCCCCATACGACGCCGCACGCTCCCTCACGCGCCTCGCAACTCACCTCGGCAACGTCGTCGACATCTCCGCCTACGCCAATCGCCACACATTCATCCACCTCCCGCAGTGGGTCCTACAGGATCGCCGGCAGAGAAAGCACCTCGACGTGCTGGAACGGAAGGGCCTGGTGGTGCCGTCAGAGCCCTACAGGTGTTCCGTCTGCGGGAGAAAATGTCGCACCAATCTGGATCTGAAGAAGCATTTCAGGCAGTTGCATGAACGAGAGAGGCAGAAGAAGCTTAATCGGATGAAATCCTTGAAAGGGAAGAAACGGCAGCGTTTTAAAGAGAGGTTTATTCAGGGGAATGAAAAGTATAATGAGGCTGCTAGGTCTCTCATCAGGCCCaag ATTGGTTATGGGCTAGCTTCAGAGCTGAGGAGGGCTGGGGTATATGTGAAGACTGTGGAGGATAAGCCTCAGGCTGCAGATTGGGCATTGAAGAGGCAGATGCAGCACTCAATGACCAGGGGGATTGATTGGCTGGTTTTGGTTTCAGATGATTCGGATTTCGCAGAGATGTTGAGGAGAGCAAGAGAGAGGGAATTGGGGACAGTGGTCGTTGGGGATTGGGATAGGGCACTGGGGAGGCACGCCGATTTGTGGTTTCCTTGGATTGATGTTGAGAATGGGAATGTCTCGGAGAAGGATCTGGTGATCGAGAACAGCAGGAGTAGGGCTCGAAGGGACGGTTTTGtcgtggaagaagaagatgatgatgggtTTTTTTCATTGTCGAGATTTGACAGTGGTGGTGGTCATGGGAGTAGTGATTTGGATGAGCTTGTAGATGAACTTGCAGCAGCGAGGACTGATTTTACTGCGGCAATTTCAGAGGAGGATGAAGACGATTATCTGTTGGGGAGTAGTGAGGATGAATACATAGAAGATTATGATGAAGACAGTGATCAAGAAGATGATGGGTTCTATTGA